One part of the Hydra vulgaris chromosome 01, alternate assembly HydraT2T_AEP genome encodes these proteins:
- the LOC136074131 gene encoding uncharacterized protein LOC136074131 → MISYVYKFSISQIWNVDETGVSTVVKPYKNVAVKGKRNVGAMTSVERGTNVTIVTVVPTSGNRVPPIFVLPRKNFKDYCVNNGPPDCIGVGFGSGWFSDIEFKNFMQHLIRHVKPSNEYLSSHLHFEALNLAMENGIVRLSLPPHYSYKLQPLDVSVFGPFKKYLSVAQDALLRNNPGKAITIYDIPNIVSDSLPLAIMCTNITKDFQKTDVYLNNANFCGLFLPSFVTDRTELANLVYELSHGAHSEGRLTSSSG, encoded by the coding sequence ATGATAAGTTATGTATACAAATTCAGTATTTCACAAATATGGAACGTTGACGAAACTGGTGTATCTACAGTTGTAAAGCCTTATAAAAATGTGGCTGTAAAGGGCAAGAGAAATGTTGGTGCTATGACATCTGTGGAAAGAGGCACTAATGTCACAATAGTAACTGTAGTACCTACCTCTGGAAATAGAGTGCCTCCAATATTTGTGCTCCCTCgcaaaaatttcaaagattATTGTGTTAATAATGGTCCACCGGACTGTATTGGGGTAGGTTTTGGAAGTGGCTGGTTTTCAGATattgaattcaaaaattttatgcaaCATTTAATTAGGCATGTTAAGCCTTCAAATGAGTATCTTTCTTCTCACTTACACTTTGAAGCATTAAATTTAGCAATGGAGAATGGAATAGTCAGGTTGTCTTTACCACCACACTACAGCTATAAGCTGCAGCCACTAGATGTATCAGTGTTTGGACCTTTTAAAAAGTACCTATCAGTTGCACAAGATGCATTGCTGAGAAACAATCCTGGAAAAGCCATAACAATTTATGATATACCAAATATTGTATCTGATTCATTGCCATTAGCTATAATGTGTACTAACATTACAaaggattttcaaaaaactgatGTATACCTGAACAATGCAAATTTTTGCGGATTATTTTTACCATCATTTGTCACAGACCGTACAGAACTAGCAAATCTTGTATATGAGCTATCACATGGAGCTCATTCTGAAGGACGTTTAACATCATCTTCAGGTTAA
- the LOC136074132 gene encoding piggyBac transposable element-derived protein 4-like yields the protein MIRERCRKVYSPGQHLSVDESLVLFKGRLHFRQYIKTKRARFGIKVYELTTADGIILDFLVYCGTAMYDDDKNSTIPSSQRIPIELTGPFINKGHVVFTDNYYTSPSLASFLLSKKTYICGTIRANRKHYSKEILNDQIAKGTAVFYKTRNEDNKILACKYRVTKDKSGNKQKVVYMLSTYHNPVMVETGKSDKNGNIILKPSMVKSYNVHMGGVDLVDQQLHGIQALRKSYKCYKKLAFRLILQCVLNSQTIYTHSTGRHISYLDFLLSNIKLIFSLTPEIPHNPCLVVGEDFERLTGRHFSSMLPPGKAGNNDRHHKRCRVCYAKGKLTAKGHPLKTVFVCNFCPSQPLTS from the coding sequence ATGATCAGAGAGCGTTGTCGAAAAGTTTACAGTCCAGGACAACACTTGAGTGTTGATGAATCCCTTGTTCTTTTTAAAGGCAGATTACATTTTCGTCAATATATAAAGACAAAAAGAGCACGATTTGGAATAAAGGTATATGAGTTGACTACAGCTGATGGTATTATACTTGATTTCCTAGTGTATTGTGGAACTGCGATGTATGATGATGACAAAAATTCTACAATTCCTTCAAGCCAACGTATACCAATAGAGCTGACGGgaccatttataaataaaggtCATGTTGTTTTTACTGATAATTACTATACAAGCCCTTCTCTTGCCAGCTTCCTCTTGTCCAAGAAGACTTATATTTGTGGAACTATTCGCGCAAACAGAAAACACTACAGCAAAGAGATATTAAATGATCAAATTGCAAAAGGCACTGCTGTTTTTTACAAAACTCGCAACGAAGACAATAAAATCTTAGCCTGCAAATATCGTGTAACTAAAGACAAATCAGgtaacaaacaaaaagttgtttacATGCTGTCAACATATCACAATCCAGTGATGGTGGAAACAGGAAAATCTGATAAAAATGGTAACATTATACTCAAACCATCAATGGTCAAGTCATACAATGTGCATATGGGTGGTGTTGACCTGGTAGACCAGCAATTACATGGAATTCAGGCTCTTCGAAAATCCTATAAATGTTACAAGAAATTAGCTTTTCGTCTAATTCTTCAATGTGTTTTAAATTCACAAACGATTTATACACATAGTACTGGCAGGCACATTTCATACTTAGATTTTTTGCTGAGTAACATAAAGTTGATATTTTCACTAACCCCTGAGATCCCTCACAACCCTTGTCTTGTTGTAGGAGAGGATTTTGAAAGACTTACTGGCAGGCATTTTTCTTCAATGTTGCCACCAGGCAAGGCAGGCAATAATGATAGGCACCACAAAAGATGTCGTGTTTGTTATGCAAAGGGCAAACTGACCGCCAAAGGTCATCCCTTGAAAActgtttttgtttgtaatttctGTCCATCACAACCTCTTACATCCTGA